In Candidatus Woesearchaeota archaeon, the following are encoded in one genomic region:
- a CDS encoding DUF4258 domain-containing protein: protein MVSKEDLLMTKHAQDEANDDGISRIEIAEAIIRGPKIIEGNHFITIYRHFTVVYEKLEDGRYKIITVHLGRPTGWKGK from the coding sequence ATGGTATCAAAAGAAGATTTGCTTATGACAAAGCACGCTCAAGATGAAGCGAATGATGATGGGATTTCAAGGATAGAAATTGCAGAAGCAATTATTCGAGGACCAAAAATAATTGAAGGAAACCATTTTATTACCATATATCGTCATTTTACTGTTGTTTATGAAAAATTAGAGGATGGGCGTTATAAGATAATAACTGTTCATTTAGGAAGACCAACAGGGTGGAAAGGAAAATGA